From the genome of Argentina anserina chromosome 4, drPotAnse1.1, whole genome shotgun sequence, one region includes:
- the LOC126791029 gene encoding uncharacterized protein LOC126791029, whose translation MSRVFLCKSLLLTPSLFSSPLTSFKPTFPSPPPPSSSRPHRMATEASSSPSSNTTGDPTSSSPPSASSAIDFLSLCHRLKTTKRAGWVKRDVKDPESIADHMYRMGLMALIASDIPGLNRDKCIKIAIVHDIAEAIVGDITPSDGVPKEEKNRREQEAIDHMCKLLGGGSIAKELGELWLEYERNSSPEAKIVKDFDKVEMILQALEYENDQGKDLEEFFESTAGKFQTDVGKAWAAEIASRRKKQD comes from the exons ATGAGCAGAGTGTTCCTCTGTAAATCGCTCCTCCTAACcccctctctcttctcctctcCCCTCACATCCTTCAAGCCCACCTtcccctctcctcctcctccttcttcttctaggCCCCACCGCATGGCCACCGAAGCTTCGTCTTCGCCGTCGTCCAACACTACCGGTGACCCAacctcttcctctcctccttccgcCTCCTCCGCCATTGATTTCCTCTCCCTCTGTCACCGCCTCAAG ACGACGAAGAGAGCTGGATGGGTTAAGAGAGATGTGAAGGATCCAGAGTCTATAGCTGACCATATGTACCGCATGGGCTTGATGGCGCTCATTGCTTCAGATATTCCTGGTCTCAATCGTGACAA GTGCATAAAGATAGCCATTGTTCATGACATTGCTGAAG CCATTGTTGGGGATATAACACCATCAGATGGGGTGCCGAAGGAAGAGAAGAATCGACGGGAGCAAGAGGCAATTGACCACATGTGCAAATTACTTGGTGGAGGCTCGATAG CTAAGGAACTAGGTGAACTGTGGTTGGAATATGAGAGGAACTCCTCCCCTGAAGCTAAAATTGTCAAGGACTTTGACAAG GTGGAAATGATACTTCAAGCCTTGGAATATGAGAATG ATCAAGGAAAGGACTTGGAAGAGTTTTTCGAGTCAACTGCTG GGAAGTTCCAGACTGATGTAGGCAAAGCTTGGGCAGCAGAGATAGCATCCAGAAGGAAAAAACAAGACTAA
- the LOC126792133 gene encoding probable aldo-keto reductase 1: MAEYEGVQIPKVQLGSQGFEVSKLGFGCRRLTGTYNESLVSEEFANSIIKHAFDNGITFFDTADLYGPHTNEILVGKALKQLPRDKIQLATKFGIVRIEPDHTRIINGTPEYVRACCEASLKRLDVDYIDLYYQHRVDTSIPIEDTIGELKKLVEEGKIKYIGLSEASPETIRRAHTVHPITAIQMEWSVWTREIEEEFVPLCRELGIGIVSYHPLGRGFLATDGLPEDHFLRSTPRCQGDNLKKNMILQGKVLNLAEKYGCTPAELALAWIVHQPDVWSVPGVVPIFGTTKTKHIDDNIGSLRVKLSREKLQEISEVIPINAAEGYRVPDYIIPCTWKNSDTPPKASEQCNQKKQT, translated from the exons ATGGCTGAGTATGAGGGAGTCCAAATTCCGAAAGTACAACTGGGAAGCCAGGGATTTGAG GTCTCCAAGCTAGGATTCGGGTGTAGACGTCTTACTGGGACATATAACGAATCTCTAGTCAGTGAGGAGTTTGCAAACTCAATCATCAAGCACGCATTTGATAATGGAATAACATTCTTTGATACAGCAGATCTCTATGGACCTCATACCAATGAAATTTTAGTTGGAAAG GCATTGAAGCAGTTGCCTAGAGATAAAATCCAGTTGGCTACAAAGTTCGGCATCGTAAGAATTGAGCCTGATCATACTAGGATAATTAATGGAACTCCCGAGTATGTTCGGGCCTGTTGTGAGGCTAGCTTGAAGCGCCTTGATGTTGACTATATTGATCTTTACTATCAGCATCGTGTGGACACATCAATCCCAATAGAAGACACT ATTGGGGAACTAAAGAAGTTGGTGGAAGAGGGGAAGATAAAATACATTGGATTATCTGAAGCTAGTCCGGAAACAATTAGGAGGGCACATACAGTTCATCCCATTACAGCTATACAAATGGAGTGGTCTGTTTGGACTCGTGAAATTGAGGAAGAATTCGTCCCACTCTGCAG GGAACTTGGAATTGGGATAGTGTCATACCACCCCCTTGGTCGTGGATTTTTAGCTACAGATGGTCTACCTGAAGATCACTTTCTG CGTTCAACTCCGCGTTGTCAAGGAGACAACCTCAAGAAAAATATGATCCTTCAGGGTAAAGTACTGAACTTGGCGGAAAAATATGGATGCACCCCTGCAGAACTCGCACTCGCATGGATCGTTCATCAACCCGATGTCTGGAGTGTGCCTGGTGTTGTACCTATTTTTG GCACAACCAAGACTAAACATATTGATGATAATATTGGTTCCTTGAGAGTGAAGCTGTCgagagaaaaattacaagagaTATCTGAGGTGATACCTATCAACGCAGCCGAAGGGTACAGAGTACCAGACTATATCATTCCTTGCACTTGGAAAAATTCAGATACACCACCTAAAGCTAGCGAACAATGCAACCAAAAGAAGCAAACATAG